The stretch of DNA TCCGCCGCCTCTGAATCGAAGTTCTGGCAGGAGATGTTCGGGCACAGGACGCGCCCGCCGCTCTTCTTCGCGCCCGGCGATCCGCAATCCGGGCAGTTGATCTTCCCTGAGAAAAGGTCGAAGAGTCCCATGACTTCCCTCCCGGGGGCAGCCGGAGCTGCCCGGAAACAATGTTGAGAGCATTCGAGGGGACGGCCCGTAAAACGAACCTTCGCTTTAGCGACAGGTTATTCCATAACCCCCATCTACAGGCAGCTACCCTCCCTCACGGGCTTTAGCCGGCTGCTGCTTCTGGGACCGGAGAGAAAGCGGCGGTTCCCTTGCGGGCCCGCCGCCTGGCGACCGTCCCCTCGAATGCTCTCGACCGTTGCTGCTTCTTCCAGATGAAAAATGGCGCCTCCACCTGCTGGTGCCGGATCAAGCGGCGGCGATGGACCAGCGAAGGCAGTCCCATCGCCCGCAGCGCGGCAAAGGGGATCCGCCGGAAATAGCCCTTGCGGTGGCCGCCGCCGAAGGCCACGCTCAGCACTTCCTCCGCCAGCCAGCGGTCGAGGCGGCGCAGTTGCTCCTCGTCGTCCACGTGCTTGAGGTAGTAGTCGAGGATGGCAACGTTGCGCACGCCGGCGTCCACCGTGCGGGCGGCGATCTCGACTGCCAGCCGGGCGCGCGTCTCCGGCTCCAGGACCTTCTTCAAGCGCGAGCGGTTGCGGCGGAAGGCGAAGCGAAACAGGTTGCAGATCTTTCTGAACTTGTCACGGGAGAGGGCCACGCCTCCGCCGGCGCGGAACTCCAGGCCGAGATGGCGGAACCTCGGCGTCCACTGGAACGCGGCGTCGGAGACGCACTCTGCGCTCAGTACGAAATCTCCCTGATGCGTGGCTTTGGTGCGCAGGCGAAGGTGCGCCAGATTTTCTTCCAGCCTGTGGCTCGCGTCCAGAAGCCCCTTCCGATCCGAGGACAGAAGAAGGATGTCGTCAGCATAGCGGAAATAGGAGATCCCGGGCAGCGAGGAAAGCTCGTGGTCGAGCTGAGTCAGATAAACGTTGGCAAGCACGCAGGCGGTGGCCGAGCCGAAGGGGATACCCACGCCCGCTTCCCGTTCCGCTCCCTGCTCCAGATACGAAAAGCGCACCCGCTGCTCGAGCAGCTCGAACAGGTAGTCGTCCGGATCCACCAGCCCGCCCAACTGCTCTATCAGAATCTCGTGGTTGACCGAGGCGAAGTAGTTGGAGATGTCGCGCTTGAGGACGTAGATGGGCTGCGGTCCCCGCAAGATGTCGGCGATCCCTGCCTGGCAACGGTCGAGCCCGAAGCTGCGCGTGCGGTAGGCGTAGGAGTGCGGCGAGAACCAAGCGTGCAGGCGCTGGTTCAGCAAGCGATAGAGCACCAGGTCCACGATGCGCTCTTCCCAGGGCGAGACGTACAGGGTCCGGTGCTTACCGTTGAAGTTGTAGTGGAGCGCCAAGGCAGGACGGAAGCGGAAGTCGTGGTGAGCCAGCGCCTGGTGGATGGCGTCCAGCCCGCGCAGGCCGCGGCCGGCCAGGTCGTAGAGGGTGTGGCCGTCGCTCGAAGTCGCCAGAGCCTTGCGCCAGTGGAAGAGCGGCTTGGTGTAGACACGCAGCGCGGCCTTGTAGAGCTCGGCTTCGCGATAGACGTCATTCCAGCGCAGCCGCCGGCCCAGACGCGAAGTTACAAGCGACCCTTCCACCGCAGCACCCCGATTCGGGCCACAGTTGTACGCCAGTTCAGGGCCGGGTTCAACCGGCGGCTCTTACACGGCCACGGGCTGCGGTGTCTCCACGCTGGCCTCGCGCAGGAAGCGGGCGGCCTCTTCGGGCGGGGTGGGATTGATGTAGAAGCCTGTGCCCCACTCGAAGCCGGCGGTCTTGGTGAGCTTGGGCATGAGCTCGATGTGCCAGTGGTAGTAGTCGTTGGTGGCCTCCTGCACCGGCGAGGAGTGGAGTACCAGGTTGTAGGAGGGATTGTCGAGGACGCGGTCGGTCTTCTGCAGCAGCGTCTTCAGCGCGCGGGCGAGGTTCTCATAGATGCGGGAGGCGGAGTTCTCGAAGGCTGACTCGTGCTGCTTGGGCAGGATCCAGGTCTCGAAGGGGAAGCGCGGGGCGTAGGGAGCCAGGGTGACGAAATTCTCGTTCTCGGCCACCACGCGCACGCCGGAATCCATCTCCTGGCGGATGATGTCGCAAAACACGCAGCGCTCCTTCAGGGTGTAGTACTGCTTGGCGCCCTGCAGCTCTTCTCCCACCAGCCGGGGAAGGATGGGCAGGGCGATGAGCTGGCAGTGCGAGTGCTCGAGAGAGGCGCCCGCTGACTCGCCGTGGTTTTTGAAGATGAGGATGTACTTGAAGCGCTTGTCCTTCTTCAGATCCACGATGCGGTCGCGGAAGGCCCAGAGCACTTCCTCGATGCGCTTCTCCGGGAGCGTGGCCAGAGTCTGATTGTGGTCCGGCGTTTCGATGATGACCTCGTGGGCACCGATGCCGTTCATCTTGTCGAACATGCCCTCGGCCTGGCGGTCGAGGTTGCCCTCGATGCCCAGCGCCGGAAACTTGTTGGGCACCACGCGCACTAGCCACCCGGGACTGTCCGGGGACGGCGTTCCGCCGCCGGGATTGGGACGGTAGGCCAGGACCTCCGGCGGCGTCTTGCCCTCGTTGCCATAGCAGAAGGGGCAGAATCCCCCCTTGGGCTTGGTGGACTCGCGGAAGAAATCGGTGGGGCGCTTGGCGCGGTCGCTGGAGATGATGACCCAACGTCCGATGACAGGGTCTTTCCTGAGCTCGGGCAAAAAACGTGCTCCTTTCAGGAGTTGGCTGGCCGCCCAGACATATTACGACACCGGGAAGGCATTCTTAAATAGGGTGATCTCGGGAGCTCCCGCGGCCGCCTCAAGGTAAACGCTGACCACGTCGAAGCGAACGGCGGGCGAACCGGCCACGCACCGCAGATACTCGCGGGCCACGCGCTCGAGGTCGTGCTGCTTTTCCGCGTCCACGGCGGCCTCGGCGGGCATCACGGCGCGGGTGGTGCGGGTCTTCACCTCGACGAAGCAGAGCACGCCCTCCCAGCCGATCAGGTCCACTTCGCCGTGCTGGCGTGGGGAACGATAGTTGCGCGCCACCATCACGTAGCCCAGTCGCCGCAGGTGGAAGTAGGCTTCCTCTTCCCCGCGGCGCCCGGTGGCCAGATGCGGCGCCCCGGCGGGCGGACGAAGCGTGAGCTTCGCCGCTCGGTCGAGCGCACGAACTGCCAGGCGGGTCAGCCTTCCCGGCATCTACTTCTTCTTTTCCGCCAGCGCGATGCACTCCTCGAGCACGTCCAGCGCCACGTCCGCCTGCTCCTTGGTGACGATGAGCGGCGGCGCGATGCGGATGGAATTCTCGCCGGCGCCCAGGAAGAGGATGCCGCGCTCGAACGCCGCCTCGACGATGCGGTCGCGCTCGTCGTGAGCGATAGCTTTGGTCTTTTGGTCCTTGACGATCTCCACGGCGATCATCAGGCCCATACCGCGGACGTCGCCCACCATGGGATGCTTCGCCGTCCAGCCGCTCAGCCGGCCCAGGATGTGGCGGCCGACCTCGGCGGCGTTCTTCATGGCCTCGCGCTCGATCACGTCGAGCGTGGCCAGCGCCGCGGCGATGCACACCGGATTCCCGCCGAAGGTGGAGGCGTGCGAACCCGGCACCCAGTCCATGATGGAGGCGCGGCTGATGACCACGCCCAGCGGCATGCCGGAAGCGATGCCTTTGGCGCTGCACACGATGTCGGGCTGCACGCCGGCGTGCTCGATGGCCCACCACTTGCCGGTGCGCCCGGCGCCGGATTGTACTTCGTCCGCCACCAGCAGGATGCCGTTCTCGTCGCAGATGCGGCGCAGCTCCTGCAGGAACTCCGGCGGCGCGGGCAGGTATCCGCCCTCGCCCTGGATCGGCTCCACGAAGATGGCGGCCACCTCCTCGGGAGGCAGTGTGGTCTTGAACAGCTTCTCCTCGATGAAGCGGGCGCAGCCGCGCGCGTACTCGGTGGCGTCCGTTCCCGCGGGCCGGCGGTAGAGGTTGGGGAACGGCACGTGGGTCACACCCGGCATCAGCGGCGCGAACCGCCGGCGCTGCTGCGGCTTGGACGACGTCAGGGCCAGCGAGCCCATGGTGCGGCCGTGGAAGGCTCCGAAGAAGGCGATGAGGTGCTGCCGCCGCGTGTGGTAGCGCGCCAGCTTGATGGCCGCTTCCACCGCTTCCGTCCCCGAGTTCCCGTAGTAGATCTTGTGCGGCCCGGGCATGGGAGCGATCTTCGAAAGCCGCTCGGCCAGCGTGATCATGTTCTCGTAGTAGAAATCGGTGCCGGACATGTGGATGAGTTCGCCGGCCTGCTTCTGGATGGCGGCCACCACCTCGGGATGGCAGTGCCCGGTGGAGACCACGGCGATGCCGGCGGAAAAGTCGAGGAACTCGTTGCCGTCCACGTCCTCGATCACCACGCCGCGGCCGCGCTGGGCCACCAGCGGGTAGGAGCGGGTGTAGGAGGGCGAGAGCCAGCGGTCGTCTTCCTTCAGGATGCGTTGCGCGTTGGGCCCGGGCAGCTTGGTCTTGATGCTGGGGCCGGTAACAGTA from Terriglobales bacterium encodes:
- a CDS encoding acetyl ornithine aminotransferase family protein, with the translated sequence MASKTATVTGPSIKTKLPGPNAQRILKEDDRWLSPSYTRSYPLVAQRGRGVVIEDVDGNEFLDFSAGIAVVSTGHCHPEVVAAIQKQAGELIHMSGTDFYYENMITLAERLSKIAPMPGPHKIYYGNSGTEAVEAAIKLARYHTRRQHLIAFFGAFHGRTMGSLALTSSKPQQRRRFAPLMPGVTHVPFPNLYRRPAGTDATEYARGCARFIEEKLFKTTLPPEEVAAIFVEPIQGEGGYLPAPPEFLQELRRICDENGILLVADEVQSGAGRTGKWWAIEHAGVQPDIVCSAKGIASGMPLGVVISRASIMDWVPGSHASTFGGNPVCIAAALATLDVIEREAMKNAAEVGRHILGRLSGWTAKHPMVGDVRGMGLMIAVEIVKDQKTKAIAHDERDRIVEAAFERGILFLGAGENSIRIAPPLIVTKEQADVALDVLEECIALAEKKK
- a CDS encoding YraN family protein, producing MPGRLTRLAVRALDRAAKLTLRPPAGAPHLATGRRGEEEAYFHLRRLGYVMVARNYRSPRQHGEVDLIGWEGVLCFVEVKTRTTRAVMPAEAAVDAEKQHDLERVAREYLRCVAGSPAVRFDVVSVYLEAAAGAPEITLFKNAFPVS
- the galT gene encoding galactose-1-phosphate uridylyltransferase, whose amino-acid sequence is MPELRKDPVIGRWVIISSDRAKRPTDFFRESTKPKGGFCPFCYGNEGKTPPEVLAYRPNPGGGTPSPDSPGWLVRVVPNKFPALGIEGNLDRQAEGMFDKMNGIGAHEVIIETPDHNQTLATLPEKRIEEVLWAFRDRIVDLKKDKRFKYILIFKNHGESAGASLEHSHCQLIALPILPRLVGEELQGAKQYYTLKERCVFCDIIRQEMDSGVRVVAENENFVTLAPYAPRFPFETWILPKQHESAFENSASRIYENLARALKTLLQKTDRVLDNPSYNLVLHSSPVQEATNDYYHWHIELMPKLTKTAGFEWGTGFYINPTPPEEAARFLREASVETPQPVAV
- a CDS encoding reverse transcriptase domain-containing protein, which codes for MEGSLVTSRLGRRLRWNDVYREAELYKAALRVYTKPLFHWRKALATSSDGHTLYDLAGRGLRGLDAIHQALAHHDFRFRPALALHYNFNGKHRTLYVSPWEERIVDLVLYRLLNQRLHAWFSPHSYAYRTRSFGLDRCQAGIADILRGPQPIYVLKRDISNYFASVNHEILIEQLGGLVDPDDYLFELLEQRVRFSYLEQGAEREAGVGIPFGSATACVLANVYLTQLDHELSSLPGISYFRYADDILLLSSDRKGLLDASHRLEENLAHLRLRTKATHQGDFVLSAECVSDAAFQWTPRFRHLGLEFRAGGGVALSRDKFRKICNLFRFAFRRNRSRLKKVLEPETRARLAVEIAARTVDAGVRNVAILDYYLKHVDDEEQLRRLDRWLAEEVLSVAFGGGHRKGYFRRIPFAALRAMGLPSLVHRRRLIRHQQVEAPFFIWKKQQRSRAFEGTVARRRARKGTAAFSPVPEAAAG